In Xiphophorus maculatus strain JP 163 A chromosome 9, X_maculatus-5.0-male, whole genome shotgun sequence, the genomic window TGGCTGTACTGTGTTCCTATGTAAATATATATCCTTATTTAAAccaaagtatgttttttttgtatttgatttttatcaGTATCtcctaaaaatataaacacaaatctAAGACACATGTTTTATCCACTTATACTCTTCTACATGGGAGCCCGCTGGATATAAACCACTGACAGCGGTCAGAgtgaaaagtttaattaaaaattcagTGATCAAGGCAAATGGCTGTTAACATACAGACGTCGTCTGAAGTAGGAGACCAGGATTTAACCAGTGTGTGCTTGaataagcaaaacaagaaaaacactaCAATCGTGCTGTTGTTAATAtgatatttacttaaaatgcGATGCTTAGCTGTTTGGCAATGTCCATAAGTAACTTATTAAATCGACATCACagtgaaataaagacaaactcTGAATAAATTGTTCGTGATTTGTCGCCATCTGGTGAATAATAGGTGGTATTGCATAATTACccaaactttatttctttttaaaccatCAATCCGAATCCCGTAGCTAAAACAACggctaaatgtttaattttaatttgcgTAGTATTGTAAATTGTAAGAATTTACAACACTGGACTCAATACAAgctaagacaaaaaaataccCCCGTtaatctggtttattttttatagtgcTGGTTGACAGAGATACGTAAAATAGGAAAACTAAAAGTCGCGAGAGCAGCAATCAAACACTGATCTTTTCCTCTTTCATGCTAAACAGAAATAGATAAGAGATTCTTACCAAATGAATGTTAGCTATTCCACTCACCAACAGGCTGCGCAACGACGTGCCGTCGATGAGTTAGGGAAATCAATTTAGATTATCGAGTTGTTTCGTTGTTATTTCTCCATCTCGTCGTCCTACATACTGCGTAGCAGTCTGTATGGCAACACCTGCTATCATAATCTGGCCCGAGTCTCTTCAGCCTTAAAAGCTTTAATAGACGTGTCGTCATGGCAACCAACAACACGCTTTATCAAAAGCGCATGCGTACAACAAACACGGCCTGCTGTAAAGctactgttttatgtttcacaCATAAGGGTCCATTCCGTACCTTTATGTGtattgaaaagtttaattacTTCGGATTCACCTACGTTAAGCACATTGTACAGATTAATTACACAATTACACtgatgttttcatatttctgttaattataaaTTTCCGTTAAAGccaatgaaaacataacatttaacatTCCACCAGGCCAATAAAACATCTCTATACACGAACATGGGCTTGATGGATACCGTAGTATTTATAAAACATGCTTAGAAGTTGATCAAGAAAATCCGACAAAACGAGTTCCACTATGCtaatattgaatatgactgtatttAATATTGCAACTAAAATATCAACTGCTGCTCTCTATaaatagatagacagacagacagacagacagacagacagatatgTGGTATACTGGATCATTTGAAATTTATCATTTACTAAATTAAAGGTTTAGTATattagcaataaaaaacaattgaCATAGAATATTAAACGTATGTCGATCCCCTTTTTAAGTAACTCGAGAAAACGGAGCGCTAGACTTTTTAATCACTTCGAAAAACACTGGGTAAATGTGAAGTCCTTGAACGTTACATCCGTGTCTAGCGTACGGCATTCTGGGTCTTGTAGTTGTTATTTAGCATTCTACTCTTTGTTCTTCCCTCCTTGGATACGTTAGAACTACATTTACCAGGTAGCCGTTATCAGTACCCAGAAACCACCCGCCCCTTTACTGGACAGTTTTTAAAACACGACTAATAGCACGTAGGCATGCAACTTATGATAGAGTCAAGGGTTGTTCCTGCTCATTGATTAGTTACTGTTGTCACTTCACTGAAGATAGCAAAACCTAagtgtttttcttgaaaatggcGTCCATCGTCCTTTTATCGGTAAAGCAGACGGCTCAGACCAAAGCAAAACGGTGTTTGGGTTCTCGATTAAAGGGTCTCGCAGGTGCTGGTGGCCCATCCGCAACTTTCCTTCCGGAAAGGGAATGGCTTTCCAAAGGCTTGAACTTACGGTTCATGTCCCACGGGACCGCTGGTCGGTCCGCAGCCGGGACAACCAGAAGGGGAGCCCTGGCGTTTAGTGGTGCGGCGGCAGTAGCAGCCGCAGCGGTGGTGGGCTTTCTGGCTAACGCTAATCACTTCCAACGGGCAGAGATGGCGACCACAATCCCCCAgaaggcaaagaagaagaaggaggaagaggaagaagagggggaCATTGCGCAAAGATGCCGGGGCTTCATGTCGGTCCCGGTGACCGACATCAGTGTACTGGAGAAAAGGAAGGACGAGATGAGCACCAAGATGGAGATGCTGATCATGGAGACTCAGGCTGAGTTCTGTAAAGCCCTGGAGGAAGTGGACGGTGGGACATTCAAGGTGGACAAATGGCAAAGGAAGGAAGGTAATGCAGGGATCACTGGGGCAGCTAGTGGCTTGCACTTCTCTAACAGGCCATACAAATACAAACACtgctcttaaaggggcagtagtATGTAAAATCGACGTTTGTTTGCATCAGAAACATACCAGgaatgttgccttgattctttcatgcatgtttgaaaaatcctttagtctccaaTGACAACCATTCAGaagtgcaaaacgcctgggcgGACCTAGCACcgcctccttggagctgcagtttccaagcttcccaGCTTCTGGCTCACAGAGCAGACCTCCTTTAGGACTCCCCCAAtcagctcctgcagactagccagaatcaattagcaaacacctggtggaatttCTGGTGGTATtatattaaacagaaaacattttgttttctgttgttaaaGGTTTATTAGAAgagcaatgttgtgatgactttctgaaggtggagtttcagaaagagcagaattTTCAAGGtgtttaaataactaaattatgaagtaatattatataattttttaacaactaaaatacataatacttccCCTTTTAATACTCTGGGGACTTTTTTAATGGAAGAGACAGGCACGCACAAGCAATATCAACagacaaatgcagaaaaacaacaaattttcaccattttgtttgtttttaggtgGAGGAGGAATCAGCTGTGTGATGCAAGATGGAAAGGTGTTTGAGAAGGCAGGAGTTAATGTGTCGGTGGTGTTCGGGTATCTGACTGAGGAGGCTGCGAAGCAGATGAGAAGCAGAGGGAAAGTCCTCAAAGGGAAAGATGGTGGGTTCTGCTTAGAGTTATACTTTCTCCCTTAACACCTTCACTTCAGGTATCTAAAATATAACTTGGCTCTATTTTGCTTCAGGTAAGCTGCCATTTTGTGCCATGGGTGTGAGCTCCGTCATCCACCCCAAGAACCCTCACATTCCCACAGTGCATTTCAATTACAGATACTTTGAAATAGAAGAGGAGGACGGTGAGTCCCTTTTTAAAGCATCTGTGTCTTGGTGTCAGTAGCTCTATTGACTCTATGGATTGATGATGATCTTTGTTTCCTTCTCCCTGTGGCTTgtattgtgtgtgtgggtgttcgtgtgtgtgtgtgtgctttcagGTTCCAAGCAGTGGTGGTTTGGTGGAGGAACAGACCTGACCCCAGTGTATATTGACAGAGAAGACGCCTTTCTGTTCCACAACACTCTGAAGGAGGCCTGTGACAAACATCACCCGAAGTACTACgcagactttaaaaaatggtACAGCTCCATCAGTGACTCTGACATTTCTGTGCACATCAGcctatgtgtgtgttttaaggaCTAATT contains:
- the LOC102224230 gene encoding oxygen-dependent coproporphyrinogen-III oxidase, mitochondrial-like, coding for MASIVLLSVKQTAQTKAKRCLGSRLKGLAGAGGPSATFLPEREWLSKGLNLRFMSHGTAGRSAAGTTRRGALAFSGAAAVAAAAVVGFLANANHFQRAEMATTIPQKAKKKKEEEEEEGDIAQRCRGFMSVPVTDISVLEKRKDEMSTKMEMLIMETQAEFCKALEEVDGGTFKVDKWQRKEGGGGISCVMQDGKVFEKAGVNVSVVFGYLTEEAAKQMRSRGKVLKGKDGKLPFCAMGVSSVIHPKNPHIPTVHFNYRYFEIEEEDGSKQWWFGGGTDLTPVYIDREDAFLFHNTLKEACDKHHPKYYADFKKWCDRYFYVRHRGETRGIGGIFFDDLDSPNQEEVFNFIKSCARTVVPCYLPIVKKHLNDSFTQEEKDWQQVRRGRYVEFNLVYDRGVKFGLATPGSRIESILMSLPLTARWEYMHEPSKGSREAEMLEVLRNPKEWV